The following is a genomic window from Pseudomonas purpurea.
CGCATCTTATAAGAACAGCGCACTTCCCTGTGGGAGCGAGCTTGCTCGCGATAGCGGACTGACAGACAACAACTATGTTGAATGTGCTGGCCCCATCGCGAGCAAGCTCGCTCCCACATTAGTTTTGTGGTGACACATTGTGAGGACACCGTTTTGCGCTCTACCGAAGTCGTGATCATTGGCGCTGGCGCCGCAGGTTTGATGTGTGCGCTGACCGCCGCCGGGCGCGGGCGCAAGGTGATGTTGCTCGACCACGCGAACAAAGCTGGCAAGAAAATCCTCATGTCTGGTGGTGGACGCTGCAACTTCACCAACATGTACACCGAACCTGGCAATTTTCTCTCGCAAAACGCGCATTTCTGCAAATCCGCGCTGGCGCGTTATACCCAGTGGGATTTCATCGGGATGGTCGCCAAACACGGCGTGCCGTACCACGAGAAGAAACTCGGCCAGCTGTTCTGCGATAACAAATCCAGCGACATCCTCGAAATGCTGCTCAACGAGTGCGATCAGGTCGGCGTCAGCCTGCACCTGGATACCTCGATCCAGACCATCGAAAAACTCGAAAGCGGCTACCTGCTGGAAACCACGTTGGGCCAACTGACCTGCGAATCCCTGGTGATCGCCACGGGCGGTTTGTCGATCCCGACCCTGGGCGCTACCGGTTTCGGTTATCAGGTGGCCAGGCAATTCGGCCACACCTTGTTGCCGACCCGCGCCGGCCCTGGTGCCGTTCACCATCACCGATCAGCTCAAAGAACTGTGTGGCGAGCTGTCCGGCACGTCGGTGGATTGCCTGGTGAGCTGCAACGACCAGAGTTTTCGCGAGAACATCCTGTTCACTCACCGCGGCCTTAGCGGCCCGGCGATTCTGCAGATTTCCTCGTTCTGGCAATCCGGTGACACGGTTGAAATCAACCTGCTGCCCGACCACGACGTACCGGGCTGGCTGCAACAGCAGCAAGCCGAACGCCCGAACAGCGAACTGAAAACCCTGCTCGGCGAGATCTTCACCAAGAAGATGGCCAACCTGTTGGCCGACAACTGGTTCGTCTCCAAACCGATGAAGCAGTACACCCACGCCGAACTCGCGGACATCGCCGAAAAACTCGCGAGTTGGAAAGTCGTGCCGGCCGGCACCGAAGGCTACCGCACCGCCGAAGTGACGCTGGGTGGCGTCGACACCCATGAAGTCTCGTCCAAGACCATGGAATCCCTGAAAAGCCCTGGTTTGTACTTTGTCGGCGAAGTGCTGGACGTCACCGGCCACCTGGGCGGTTTCAACTTCCAATGGGCCTGGGCTTCGGGTTATGCGGCGGCGCAGTACGTCTAACGCGATGTAAATCACATGTGGAAGCAGGCCTTTGTGGCGAGAGAGCTTGCTCCCGCTGGCCTGCGAAGCAGGCCCAAAACCCGTCATTACAATCTGCCAGACAAACCGCATTCGCAGGATTTACGACGGCTACGCCGCCGAGCGGGAGCAAGCTCCCTCGCCACAGGTTCAATGCAGACCTGAAATCTTCACCAAGCAAGGAACAGTTTTTGCTGCCAGATGTGATCGGCGCCATTGCGCCGTCGTCATTACTGGCTCAATTTAGCTGCATTGCCCCGGAAGGCCTTCGCACTTCATGTCATCGACTCCACTTCGTCAGTCTCTGCGTCGCCTCTGGGCACTGGATAAATTCAGCTATAGCGTGCGGGTGTTCATCGCCCTGACCGGCAGCATGGCGCTGTGCTGGTATCAGGATGAAATGGGCCTGTTGATCCCGTTGTTCCTGGGGATTATCGCCAGCGCCCTGGCCGAGACCGACGACAGTTGGCAGGGTCGCCTCAATGCGCTCGCCGTGACGCTGGTGTGTTTCAGCGTCGCCGCCTTCTCGGTCGAGTTGTTATTCCCCTACCCGTACGTCTTCGTGTTCGCCCTGGCATTGGCCAGTTTCGGCCTGACCATGCTCGGTGCCTTGGGCGAACGGTATGGGGCGATTGCTTCAGCGACGCTGATCCTCTCGGTGTACACCATGATTGGCGTGGACCAGCGCGGTGGCGCGGTCACCGACCTCTGGCATGAACCGGTGCTGCTGGTGGCCGGCGCGGCCTGGTACGGCTTGCTCTCGGTACTCTGGCAGGCGTTGTTTTCCAACCAACCGGTGCAACAAAGCCTGGCGCGACTGTTCCGCGAGCTGGGTTTTTACCTGAAACTCAAATCGTCATTGTTCGAACCGATCCGGCAGATGGACGTCGAGGCCCGTCGGCTGGAACTGGCGCAGCAGAATGGCCGGGTGGTCGCCGCGCTCAATGCGGCCAAGGAAATCATCCTGCACCGGGTCGGCAATGGCCGGCCGGGGTCGAAAGTCAGCCGCTACCTGAAGCTGTACTTCCTGGCGCAGGACATCCACGAACGCGCCAGTTCCTCGCACTACCCTTACAACGCCTTGGCTGAAGCCTTCTTCCACAGCGACGTGCTGTTCCGCTGCCAACGCCTGCTGCGCCAGCAAGGCAAGGCCTGCCGGGCGCTGGCCGAGTCGATCCAGATGCGCCAGCCGTTCGTCTACGACGCCACGTTCGCCGAAGCCCTGAACGACCTGCACGCTTCCCTCGAACACCTGCGCATCCAGAGCAACCCGGCCTGGCGCGGGCTGCTGCGTTCGTTGCGTGCGCTGGCCGCAAACCTGGGCACCCTCGACCGGTTGCTCAGCGACGCCAGCAACCCCGACAACCTCGCCGACGCCACCGACAGCAGCCTGCTCGATCGCTCGCCGCGCAACCTCAAGGACGTCTGGAGCCGCTTGCGTACCCAGCTCACGCCGACCTCGTTGTTGTTCCGGCATGCCCTGCGCTTGCCCCTGGCGCTGACCATCGGCTACGGCATGGTGCATTTGATCCACCCGTC
Proteins encoded in this region:
- the yccS gene encoding YccS family putative transporter, with product MSSTPLRQSLRRLWALDKFSYSVRVFIALTGSMALCWYQDEMGLLIPLFLGIIASALAETDDSWQGRLNALAVTLVCFSVAAFSVELLFPYPYVFVFALALASFGLTMLGALGERYGAIASATLILSVYTMIGVDQRGGAVTDLWHEPVLLVAGAAWYGLLSVLWQALFSNQPVQQSLARLFRELGFYLKLKSSLFEPIRQMDVEARRLELAQQNGRVVAALNAAKEIILHRVGNGRPGSKVSRYLKLYFLAQDIHERASSSHYPYNALAEAFFHSDVLFRCQRLLRQQGKACRALAESIQMRQPFVYDATFAEALNDLHASLEHLRIQSNPAWRGLLRSLRALAANLGTLDRLLSDASNPDNLADATDSSLLDRSPRNLKDVWSRLRTQLTPTSLLFRHALRLPLALTIGYGMVHLIHPSQGYWIILTTLFVCQPNYGATRRKLGQRIVGTAIGLTVAWALFDLFPNPLVQSCFAIAAGVVFFINRTTRYTLATAAITLMVLFCFNQVGDGYGLFLPRLFDTLLGSLIAGLAVFLFLPDWQGRRLNKVLANTLTCNSIYLRQIMLQYAAGKSDDLAYRLARRNAHNADAALSTTLANMLMEPGHFRKEADVGFRFLVLSHTLLSYLSGLGAHRETQLPPDVREQLIDGAGVSLAASIDEIAQGLASKLPIAIQSDEEEALAATLEQMPDEIDEGQRLVQTQLALICRQLGPLRTLAAHLIKDTSED